A segment of the Bacteriovorax sp. BAL6_X genome:
TTTTAAATAATGAGTATAAAGAGACAACTGTTGCTGAGGCACTAAACTACTATCACCTCAACAATGCAGAGATGAATAAAGAGTCACTTATTTCGACACTCTATCTACTTAATCTAAACTTAAACTTAGAAGAGATTAGCACTCAGGAGTTTTCAGACTTTCTTGAGTTCTCATTAAACTCAATTTACCACTTAAATACATTTGAAAAGTATAACCGAAGGGCCGTTAAAATAATATCACCTTTAGTAAAGAAACTTACACTAACTGAAAAATACAAATTAATTCGTTCACTAGTATTTAAAAAAATAGTTTTCACGAATGAAGACTTCTCAAATACTAACATCAATATTGCCCTTACGAATCTTTTAGAAGCAGATAAAGTTGTGACAGGTGTATATAATAAGAACTTCATAGAAAATGTAAAAGCACAGTTAGCTAATGGAGAAAATGATTATAAGCTAACGCTAAATTTCTTTAGCCTGCCATCAGATTACTATAACCTTGATGAAAAATATGATATCGATGGAAAGCAACACTATTTAACAAAATCATATGACGTAATTTTAGAAAACAACAATCTTTATAAGGATAACGTTAATAACAAACTGATAGTAAATTTACCTAAGAAGAGTAAGTTTGACCTGTATCGAATTAATGTAGGTAATTTAGTAAATCTTAACTATAGCACAAATCGTGAAACTTATCACAAGACACTAGTAAATGCGCTAAATCAATACAACAATTATGAAAAATTCGAAACAATCTATAAAGGTAGTAAGAAATCACTATTTAAAGATCAGGGAGATATTAACGACAACAGTCTCAACAGAAGACTTTACAAGCAAGGTAAAGAAAGTTGAAAACTACGAAACTAAAAATAATTACATTGTCGTTAAGAAAGAATCATATGTCTCAGAAAATGGTTTAAAGAAAAACCATCAAAAATATCATTATGATACGTCTGGCCTTCTTAAAAAGTATGAAGAACTAAGAACGAAGCTTAACTTTGAATATAACCAATTTGGAGATTTGATTAAAGAAACAAATTCAATCTTTGAAAAAGATCAGGTCGCATCATATCGTCCCAACGGAACTACTAAATACTTTAGAAATACATCTGCTGAATTTAAAACAAAAATAGATCTATATAATGGTAAACTTCTAGAAGTAGAAAAACTAAATAGTAATGGAAAGAATAAAAAGACTTTCACATACCACAACAATAATACACTTAAGTCATTTCATATTGATGGCCAAACCATTTTAAGTAACGAGAAGATTAGTAATAATATGTACATCGCTAATTACTTAGATGATATATATGAATTTGAATTCGATAATTGGGGACGTATTAAATCAACGAAATTACAAAACAGTAATAAGAGACTATTAAACACTGTTACTTCATTTAAAGGTAGAAACTTACAGACACTAGAAGGCCCTACAATTATTAGTCAGAATATTCATGATTCGCTTGGACGAATATCTAAAGAGACTAATAAGCTAACAAATAAGACAAATACCTTTAAATATAATATTCCTATGAATGATGACATTTTTGATATTGAATACATCAATGGAATTTACATCGGAAGTAAAAAGGTTAATCTAAAAAAAGAAATCGTTACTGATAGTAATAACTCAGAAAAAGTCGACTTTACGTATAGCTCACTATCTAAAATCAATTCTTCATCAAATGGTGGTAAATGGACACTTCACGATGACGGAACTTTTTCTAAGTTCTCATTAAATGGTTCCTCAGTTATTGAACGAGAATGGTCAAAGGACTTAACAAGCTTTGTAGAAAACGATATGGCCTTTCAATTAGATGAAAAATCAAGACCGACCTATTCAACATCAATGGATAATTTTGGTGAAAGCTTTGTAAAGAACGATCTCTTATACTTTGACAAAGAATACGAAAATGATCAGATAAGAAAAAAACTGCTCACTATCGTACATAATGACGAGCTCTTCGAAATTGAGGAAAAATTTAAATATGACAAATACGAGAATATTAAAAGACATGAGTTAAACGAAGATTTCTTTATCGACTATCGTTACAACACCCCTTTCACATTAAATGGCGTAAATTTAAATAACAAAATAAAATACGACATAAGCTATAAACATAATGATGAAATTAAGGCCATTGCCGATATTAATCTAACATATAGTAATGATAGCGAGCTGACAGAAGTAAACTATGGAATTTTATCTCTCAAGCTTGATTATAGTAATCAGCAGCTATCCAATATTTGTATACTTAGCGATTGCATTAGCTACACATATAATAAAGTGTCCAAAATCGAAGAGATAAGCAAATCGACAAATATTACTAGTAACAATCAATATCAGTACAAAGACGACGCTTTTGAGCTTATTAGTGGCACATCGAAAAACTCTAACAATAGAGTGAAGAGAGATAATTTAGGTAGAGTACAAAACTATCGCAATTATCAACTTAAGTGGCAAGATCAGCTATTATCGAGAACTAAAGATAATAGTATTTACTACGATAGTGATAAAAGCCTAAAAGCAGTTTATAATAATGAAGAACAAATTCTTTATAAAGTAAACAAAGACACTTATCTTTTAAACTCAAAAGATCTTGTGCATAAACTAGTCGTTAACAATAGAATTATAGCAGTAGTAATAAACGAAGTTATCTACCCAGTCCTTACCGACCACATAGGGTCTGTCATTGCCATGTATGATAAATCAGGAACAAAGCTTTGGGAACGTGAGTATAGCCTCTGGGGTGTTAAGAAACTTATCTATACGAAAGATGATGCTGCCAAAAAGCTTGAGTCACTAACAATCTTTGGATTTGCACACCTTTTAGAAGTACCAAATATCAAAGGTATTTATTGGTCACAAACTCGTGCCTATCTTCCCTACTACAAAGAATGGGCCTCAATTGACCCGACGTTTATATACTCACCAGAAAAACTTCTAAAGCATAAAAACAATTGGAATTATTTTCAATATGCTTCTGGGGATCCTATTAACTTTGTCGATCCGAGTGGGCGCAGTGCAACTGCCGCAATAGGAATAACAGGAGTTGTTATAGGAGGAACTGGAGCAGCAGCTTATGGAATAGGTCGAGGAGCTTTATGGTTAGCTCATTCAGTAGGTATTATGAATGATGCTACATATAGTAAACAAGTAAACACACTTAACAACGGAGCAGTTAAGGCATGGAATACAGTATATAAGCCTATTGTAGAGAACACTTTAAGTATGGCAAATATCTTTTTAGGTGGAGCAAAAGGAATATACAACGCTTATACTGGGACAGATTTACTACATGCATCTACTAACTATAATGGTCTGAGTTTTGGGAATAAAAAACTTAATGTAGCTCAAAGACTATGGGAAGTATCATCTCCTTTTCTTGGGGCAATAACCAGCGCAATGTCTAGTGATATGTCTGCAGGCTGGAAATTTACAATGGAAACATATTGGTTCGCGACAGATAAGATCATGTCAGGAAGCGCATCAAGCTTAGATTTTGATTCTAGTGGAGGAATACTTAATCCAGATGATTATTCTATGGGAATAGATTATACTTTTGACTAAGAGGACATACCTATGACTATATTGAAAATTACTCTATCTTGCCTAAGTGTTTATTTTTTTAATTTCGTTGCAAGCCAATATCGAAAAAAAAATAATTTATCAAAATATAGAATAAATCATTATTTATCACCTAACATCGAACCCGCTCAAGACTGGTACAGAGGAGCAAAAGAATCAAAGTATTATTGGGGATTTTGGCTTCCTATCGGACTATTTATAATACTATTGGCCATTTCAACTAAATGACCATTTCCCAATCTTTTATTTGTACTTCATATATTTATTAAATTAACTAGAAGTTTTCGAAATATGCCAGAGTCTCAGGATTTGCCACGGCCTGAACATTATCAAGTGCACGGCCATTGATAAGACGGCTTACGGCCATCTCCATCTTCTTTCCAGAGCGAGTATATGGAATTCCCTTAACTTGAATTACACGTCTTGGCATATGCCTTGGTGTCGTATTTTCACGAATACGCGCTTTAATAAACTTACAGTCTTCTTTAGTTAGCTCGTGACCATCTTTAGTTACGACAAAGAGCCAGATTTCAACATCACCATCGACACTCTTTCCAACACAAACAGAGTCTTCGATAAAGTCGATTGTCTCAGTTTGACGATAGATTTCTGCAGTACCAATTCTTACGCCACCAGGATTTAGAGTAGCATCAGAGCGGCCAAGAACCATAGCTCCACCACCTTCAGTGATCTTAATAAAGTCACCGTGGTGCCACACTCCCTTAAATTCAGAGAAGTATGCCTTGTTGATACGCTCACCATCATCATCGTTTAAGAAGTATATTGGGCGCGAAGGGAAACTTTGAAGACAAACTAACTCACCCTCTTCACCTGTATCAACTTTCTTTCCACGTGAATCAAAGCAAGTCACATCCATGCCAAGTCCAGCACATTGCAACTCCCCTCTAAAGACAGGAAGAATTGGATTTCCTAAGAAGAAACAACCAATAATATCTGTTCCACCAGAGATACTTGAAAGTTGAATGTCTTTTTTAAACTTCGAATAAACGTAGTCAAATTGCTCTGGAAGTAATGGTGCTCCTGTTGAAAGGATTGTTTCAAGAGATGACATATCATACTTAGAAAGATCAATATTTGAATCTTCTAATGCTTTTAAGAATTTTGGACTCGTCCCAAAAATATTTAGCTGCTCTTTTTCAATAAGTGAAACAAAGTCGCCAAATGTTGGGAAACCAGGAGATCCTTCATATAGAACAACAGTTGAACCAAAGTATAATGATGAAACAAGCCAGTTCCACATCATCCAACCACAAGTCGTGAAGAAGAAGATTGATTTGTCTTCTTTTAGATCAGTATGAAGCCCCAGTTCTTTAATATGATTAACAAGAGTTCCACCAATACTATGAACGATACACTTAGGTTTTCCAGTTGTTCCAGATGAGTACATAATATATAGAGGGTCAGCAAAGTCACACTCTGTATATTCGATCTCTTTATCGACTGGTTTTACAACTTCACTCCAGCTAACTCCCTTATGAATAGAGCTTGCATCAAACCCCTCACCTTTGAAGTCAACAACGATGACTTTCTCAATAGAGTCAACGGCCTCAACAACAGCATTAATCTTATCTGTTAAATCGAAATACTTACCACCGTACTCGTAACCACTAACTGTTACGAGAATCTTAGGCCTTGATTGCCCAAAGCGATCAATAACACCTTCGATACCAAAGTCACAAGACGTCGACGTAAAGACACCACCAAGAGATGTTGTCGCTAACATTGAAGCGGCTGTCTCAGCAATATTTGGCATATAGCCAGCAAGAACATCGCCCTTTGAAATATAAGGAGCGATAACTTCTTGAAGGCCAGCTACCGTATTTTTTAAGTCTTTATATGAGATTTTTTGAGTTTGGCCATTTTCTCTAACGCTATTTAGAGCGATGGATACATCTCGGCCATTTTTTAGAAGATTCTTTGCGAAGTTTAATTTTACCTTTGGAAACCATCCATAAGTATCAAAGCTAAGGTCGGTACATACTGGCTCTAGGTCGCCACTATAATCAACATCAAAGAACTTCACGAATTCTTTCCAAAAGCTTTTTGGATTATCCACCGAGTACTTATGTAGCGAGTGATAAGACTTACAATCTAGTCCTTGGGACTTATTAATTTGTCTTATAAACTCCATCATATTTGATGACTGAATTCGCTCGCTACTTGGCGTATATAAAATTTTATTCACTTCTTCTAACCTCAAATTGCTTAGTTAAAACTAAACTAGTCCCTTTAGAATTTCAGCACTCTCCGCTTCAACTTTTGAGTGCAGAGAGTTTCCATGAGCATCCATTGTTACAACAACAGGAAATTCATCAACAGTTAATTCCCAAATTGCTTCAGGTGAACCAAGATCACGCCAATAAACATTGTCTACAGACTTAATTTTCTCAGCTAAAACCTGTGCAGCACCACCGATACCGTGGAAGTAAACACATCCGTACTCACGACACCCGTCCAGAGTCTTCTGTCCCATGCCACCTTTACCGATAACACCAAGGATACCGTGGTCGCGCATGACTTCCCACTGGTATGGTTCTTCACGGATCGAAGTCGTCGGGCCAGCGGCCTTAACTTCATATGTCCCATCTTCATTCTCAAGGACAACAGGTCCACAGTGGTAGATAATTTGGTTATTTAAATCAACTGGTGGCTTTGTCCCTTCGTGAAGACGTTTGTGAACAGCATCGCGCCCCGTAAACATCTTTCCAGAGATTAAAACCATATCTCCAACTTTAAGTTCTCTAATTTGTTCTTTTGTAAATGGATAATCTAAACGTTTCATATACGCCTCTTAGTATAGCCAGTTTTTAATTTGGTTATTAGGTTTAAGTGCAATTCCTTGTCTTCTAAATGCCCAACACATATAAGACACAGAAACAAAGAATGATGCTGGTAAACGATTAAGGTCAGTAACTTTACAACCTAGAAGTGTTGTCTTACCACCGAATCCCATTGGCCCAATACCAAGTTTATTTGCAGTTTCAACGATATCAGCTTCAAGAGCAGCAAGTTCTGGCTTAGCGTTTGTATCATCTAGCTTTCTTAGGAATTGGTCCTTAGCTGCGACGTGTCCTGTTCCTCTATCACCACCAATACAAACACCAAGTACGCCTGGTCCACATCCTTTACCTTGTGCTTTTTGAACACAATCAAGGATTGCTTTTCTTACACCATCAAGGTCACGTCCAGCGTTTAGTTCTGTATTTGGAAGAGAGTATTGAGCACCAACATTTTCACATCCCCCACCTTTAAGCATAAGCTTAACTTCTAGGTTCTTAGACTTGTGTTGCTCAAATTTGATAACAGGATGTCCACCACCAACATTCATACAATCATTCTTACCTGTTAGTGAATCAACTGAGTTCTGTCTTAGGTAACCAATTTTAGTTGCTTCAAGAACGGCCTTTTCACAAACTTTTCTAAATGCAGCTTGGTCGAAGTCTCTTGGGTGATAAACCTTGAATACGATTGTCCCTGTATCTTGGCAAAGTGGCTGAGACTTTTTCTCTGCCATCTTAATATTTGCTTGAATAATATTCATTGCGTATTCAGCAGTTGTATTCTTTTCTTCTCTGTGAAGAGCGTCAAGAACAACACGTTGAATATCGTCAGGAAGAACTGTTGAAGTAACTCTGATTAGTTCTAATAGAGAGTCAAAAAGATCCTTTGAAGGATTTACTTTTTTAGCTGCTTTCTTTGGAGCTACTTTCTTAGTTGTTTTTTTAGCTACTTTTTTCTTAGTCGCTTTCTTCGTAACTTTCTTTGCTACTTTCTTCTTAGTCGCTTTCTTTGCAACTTTTTTCTTTGTCGCTTTCTTTGCAACTTTTTTCTTAGTAACTTTTTTCTTTGTCGCTTTCTTTGCTACTTTTTTCTTAGTAACTTTTTTCTTTGTCGCTTTCTTTGCTACTTTTTTCTTAGCTACTTTTTTCTTAGTCGCTTTCTTTGCTACTTTTTTCTTAGTCGCTTTCTTTGCTACTTTTTTCTTAGTCGCTTTCTTTGCTACTTTCTTTGCTAATTTTTTCTTAGTTACTTTTTTCTTCGTTACTTTTTTTGTCGCTTTTTTAGCAACTTTTTTCTTTGCTACTTTCTTCTTGGCCATGGCCGTCTCCTTAATCTATATAGAAAAAATTTCCAAAATCATGTGCATATTTCTGAGTAATCATTCCATAACCTGGATAGCTTACTCCATCTAACTTAAATCTTTTTCCGAATCCTTTAACGCCCCAAGAGTTTTTAAAGTAATAAACACCTTTGTACTCAAACTCTTGCCACGAACCATCTTCCATCTGCATTCTTGTTTTAACGACAATATCGTCATCATAGCCAACAAGAATCATCGAATGGCCACCGCCATTGGTTCTTGAAATTCGACGATCACGAGTCCCTACTTCAGGATAACCAACAATACCAGCATACCATTTGGACTTATCTCGCTCTTGAATTTCATATGTTTCAGTTTTTTTAGAATTCCACGAACCATAGTATAACTTAGTCCCTAGAATAACTGACTTTCCATCACTTAACCATTTCTTAATTTTAGATTGGTCTTTCGACAGATAAGACTTCTTTCTTGAGTACAGATCATTCACAAGTGTATCTCGTAAATATATTGCCTCTTTTCTAATTGGAATAAATTCAGGGTCGATTTGAGCAATATCATAATCGGCCATTTCAAATAAACGAGGATCTCTTTGACCAAGAAGGCATGACTTTAAATATTTAGGTAATGAAACTAAGTGGCCACAGGCTTGTTTGGCCATTGTAATCTCTGGATAGTCTTCATCAAGAGATGGCCATTTCTTACGAGAGTAAGGCCATGTCTTCTCGTGAACTACTCCCCAATCAAGAATGGCACGCATATTTCTTGACGTTGTCGAGCCTTCAGTATTCTTATCCTTCATGATGAGATATTCCATCCACTGTTCTGATAAGTCGAGCTCAACAGGAAGAACTCCGTGCTTACGAATAAGTAAGTGCTCAACAATTCCAATTGCACTAAACATTGTGCATGTACCGCGAGAGCCTTGAGATTTAACGGAAGTTTGATGACCAATTAACCCATGGATATCGCTTCGACTAGGAAGCTCTGATGCTTGGGTGTATAGCGCACCCAGTAGAATTACTAAATTCAATAAAATCGATCGTAGCTGTGTTGTGTTCATGCATGAAATTCTGACTCTTTAGCTCGGTTTTATCAAGATGCAATGCATTTAAAAAAGTAGTGCTGATTTGATAAAGCGATTGCCTAATCGACTCTCTAGAGGCACATTATAAGCATGATTTCATTGGCAGGATTAAACGACAAACAACGCGCGGCGGCTGAGACCATCGAAGGTCCAGTACTGATTTTAGCAGGTGCTGGAAGTGGTAAAACACGTACTATCACGTACCGTATTG
Coding sequences within it:
- a CDS encoding C1 family peptidase, with product MNTTQLRSILLNLVILLGALYTQASELPSRSDIHGLIGHQTSVKSQGSRGTCTMFSAIGIVEHLLIRKHGVLPVELDLSEQWMEYLIMKDKNTEGSTTSRNMRAILDWGVVHEKTWPYSRKKWPSLDEDYPEITMAKQACGHLVSLPKYLKSCLLGQRDPRLFEMADYDIAQIDPEFIPIRKEAIYLRDTLVNDLYSRKKSYLSKDQSKIKKWLSDGKSVILGTKLYYGSWNSKKTETYEIQERDKSKWYAGIVGYPEVGTRDRRISRTNGGGHSMILVGYDDDIVVKTRMQMEDGSWQEFEYKGVYYFKNSWGVKGFGKRFKLDGVSYPGYGMITQKYAHDFGNFFYID
- a CDS encoding acetoacetate--CoA ligase, which encodes MNKILYTPSSERIQSSNMMEFIRQINKSQGLDCKSYHSLHKYSVDNPKSFWKEFVKFFDVDYSGDLEPVCTDLSFDTYGWFPKVKLNFAKNLLKNGRDVSIALNSVRENGQTQKISYKDLKNTVAGLQEVIAPYISKGDVLAGYMPNIAETAASMLATTSLGGVFTSTSCDFGIEGVIDRFGQSRPKILVTVSGYEYGGKYFDLTDKINAVVEAVDSIEKVIVVDFKGEGFDASSIHKGVSWSEVVKPVDKEIEYTECDFADPLYIMYSSGTTGKPKCIVHSIGGTLVNHIKELGLHTDLKEDKSIFFFTTCGWMMWNWLVSSLYFGSTVVLYEGSPGFPTFGDFVSLIEKEQLNIFGTSPKFLKALEDSNIDLSKYDMSSLETILSTGAPLLPEQFDYVYSKFKKDIQLSSISGGTDIIGCFFLGNPILPVFRGELQCAGLGMDVTCFDSRGKKVDTGEEGELVCLQSFPSRPIYFLNDDDGERINKAYFSEFKGVWHHGDFIKITEGGGAMVLGRSDATLNPGGVRIGTAEIYRQTETIDFIEDSVCVGKSVDGDVEIWLFVVTKDGHELTKEDCKFIKARIRENTTPRHMPRRVIQVKGIPYTRSGKKMEMAVSRLINGRALDNVQAVANPETLAYFENF
- a CDS encoding RHS repeat domain-containing protein; this translates as MKNSKQSIKVVRNHYLKIREILTTTVSTEDFTSKVKKVENYETKNNYIVVKKESYVSENGLKKNHQKYHYDTSGLLKKYEELRTKLNFEYNQFGDLIKETNSIFEKDQVASYRPNGTTKYFRNTSAEFKTKIDLYNGKLLEVEKLNSNGKNKKTFTYHNNNTLKSFHIDGQTILSNEKISNNMYIANYLDDIYEFEFDNWGRIKSTKLQNSNKRLLNTVTSFKGRNLQTLEGPTIISQNIHDSLGRISKETNKLTNKTNTFKYNIPMNDDIFDIEYINGIYIGSKKVNLKKEIVTDSNNSEKVDFTYSSLSKINSSSNGGKWTLHDDGTFSKFSLNGSSVIEREWSKDLTSFVENDMAFQLDEKSRPTYSTSMDNFGESFVKNDLLYFDKEYENDQIRKKLLTIVHNDELFEIEEKFKYDKYENIKRHELNEDFFIDYRYNTPFTLNGVNLNNKIKYDISYKHNDEIKAIADINLTYSNDSELTEVNYGILSLKLDYSNQQLSNICILSDCISYTYNKVSKIEEISKSTNITSNNQYQYKDDAFELISGTSKNSNNRVKRDNLGRVQNYRNYQLKWQDQLLSRTKDNSIYYDSDKSLKAVYNNEEQILYKVNKDTYLLNSKDLVHKLVVNNRIIAVVINEVIYPVLTDHIGSVIAMYDKSGTKLWEREYSLWGVKKLIYTKDDAAKKLESLTIFGFAHLLEVPNIKGIYWSQTRAYLPYYKEWASIDPTFIYSPEKLLKHKNNWNYFQYASGDPINFVDPSGRSATAAIGITGVVIGGTGAAAYGIGRGALWLAHSVGIMNDATYSKQVNTLNNGAVKAWNTVYKPIVENTLSMANIFLGGAKGIYNAYTGTDLLHASTNYNGLSFGNKKLNVAQRLWEVSSPFLGAITSAMSSDMSAGWKFTMETYWFATDKIMSGSASSLDFDSSGGILNPDDYSMGIDYTFD